In Equus przewalskii isolate Varuska chromosome 6, EquPr2, whole genome shotgun sequence, one DNA window encodes the following:
- the LOC103550029 gene encoding olfactory receptor 6M1-like — protein MNMQNQTTVTEFTLTAFPVLQKLQISLFVVLLFTYMLTLTGNIVIISLIWADNRLQTPMYFFLSNLSFLDILYTTSVTPKLLACLLEEKKTISFAGCITQISFFFFLGTVEFILLAVMSFDRYVAICNPLRYTIIMNSRVCLLLVLGCWVGAFLSVICPVIVVSRLPFCYKEISHFFCDLAPLLHVACIDTHFIEMISFLLSSFILLSSLVFTTVSYTYIVSTILSIPSVQGRQKAFSTCASHITVVSIAYGSNIFMYVRPSQSHSLDFDKVTAVLTIMVTPLLNPFIYSLRNEKVKEVLRDAVNKIVSLLHKRT, from the coding sequence ATGAATATGCAAAATCAGACCACAGTGACTGAATTTACCCTGACTGCCTTCCCAGTTCTCCAGAAGCTTCAGATTTCCCTCTTTGTGGTCCTCTTGTTTACTTACATGCTTACTCTAACAGGAAATATTGTCATCATTTCCCTAATATGGGCTGATAATCGCCTCCAaacccccatgtacttcttcctcagcaATTTGTCATTTTTGGACATTTTATACACTACCTCAGTTACCCCAAAACTGTTAGCCTGTCTCCTAGAGGAGAAGAAGACCATATCTTTTGCTGGCTGCATCACCCaaatatccttcttttttttcctggggacAGTAGAGTTTATCCTCTTGGCAGTGATGTCCTTTGACCGCTACGTGGCCATCTGTAACCCCCTCCGCTACACCATCATCATGAACAGCAGGGTCTGTCTCCTGCTGGTTCTGGGCTGCTGGGTGGGGGCCTTCCTGTCAGTGATCTGCCCAGTTATTGTGGTGTCCAGATTGCCTTTCTGTTATAAGGAAATTAGTCACTTCTTCTGTGACCTCGCCCCTCTGCTTCACGTAGCCTGCATAGACACTCATTTCATTGAGATGATAAGCTTCCTCTTGTCTTCCTTCATCCTCCTGAGTTCACTGGTGTTCACTACCGTATCCTACACCTACATCGTTTCTACCATCTTGAGCATCCCTTCAGTCCAAGGACGTCAGAAGGCCTTTTCCACCTGTGCTTCTCACATCACTGTTGTCTCCATTGCCTATGGGAGCAACATCTTCATGTATGTGAGGCCCAGTCAGAGTCATTCCCTGGATTTTGACAAAGTAACGGCTGTACTCACCATAATGGTGACCCCTCTTCTGAACCCCTTCATTTATAGTCTCAGGAATGAAAAGGTAAAGGAAGTTTTGAGAGACGCAGTCAACAAAATTGTGTCCTTATTGCACAAGAGAACTTGA